The Akkermansiaceae bacterium genome has a window encoding:
- a CDS encoding TRAP transporter substrate-binding protein encodes MSSTRSNIIVGLLIGAVLTSGIFAWTLYSQRDSQGQGGGGTPRRKLQIAHSLAVDHPVHKGIEHFAKRLKELSGGRITCDIYPSEQLGNEVVCLERLQSGSLDFTKVSTAPVSNFVPVMGVFSLPYLFDDEEHYWRTLDNEIGATLLERVSTKASGESSGLVGLCYFDGGSRNFYSKEPITKPSDLQGKTIRVMRDPVAIAMIEAMGGNPTPMAFGELYSALQQGNVQAAENNPPSFVQSRHLEVCKHFTFDHHTRIPDIFLASSQLWSKLSDQEKEWVRTAAKEASALQRKLWQTGTAQALETMVSEGVTIHRPALKPFQDAAAPVVERFAKDEVADFVKKIRQP; translated from the coding sequence ATCGGAGCCGTTCTCACTTCAGGCATCTTCGCCTGGACTCTCTACTCCCAACGAGACAGCCAGGGTCAGGGCGGAGGAGGCACACCACGCCGCAAACTGCAAATCGCCCACTCACTCGCGGTCGATCACCCCGTGCACAAGGGCATCGAACACTTTGCCAAGCGGCTCAAAGAGCTGTCCGGCGGACGTATTACCTGTGACATCTATCCGTCAGAACAGCTCGGCAACGAAGTGGTGTGCCTGGAACGCCTCCAGAGCGGCAGCCTCGACTTCACCAAAGTCAGCACCGCACCGGTATCCAACTTCGTCCCGGTGATGGGTGTTTTTTCACTCCCCTACCTCTTTGATGATGAAGAGCACTACTGGCGCACGCTTGACAACGAGATCGGCGCAACATTGTTAGAACGCGTCAGCACCAAGGCGTCCGGAGAAAGCAGTGGACTGGTCGGGCTATGTTATTTCGACGGGGGCAGCCGTAATTTTTACAGCAAAGAACCCATCACCAAGCCCTCCGACCTGCAGGGAAAAACCATTCGCGTCATGCGCGATCCCGTCGCCATCGCGATGATCGAAGCCATGGGCGGCAACCCCACCCCCATGGCATTCGGCGAGCTCTACTCCGCCCTCCAGCAAGGCAACGTGCAGGCTGCCGAAAACAACCCGCCGTCGTTTGTGCAATCAAGACACCTCGAAGTGTGCAAACACTTCACCTTTGATCACCACACGCGTATTCCGGATATTTTCCTCGCCAGCTCGCAACTCTGGAGCAAGCTCAGCGACCAGGAAAAGGAATGGGTGCGCACCGCCGCCAAGGAAGCCAGCGCCCTTCAACGCAAACTCTGGCAAACAGGCACCGCCCAGGCCCTGGAGACCATGGTTAGCGAGGGGGTGACCATCCATCGCCCCGCACTCAAACCCTTCCAAGACGCCGCCGCCCCCGTGGTCGAGCGTTTCGCCAAGGATGAAGTCGCCGATTTCGTAAAAAAAATTCGCCAACCCTAG
- a CDS encoding TRAP transporter small permease has product MNLLKNILSRTLNFLCASTLVALIVIVLLGIISKKMDLGLSWTDESSEFLLSWVVMVGAALAYLDNAHLGVDILTSKFTPLAQRISAGFVAVVVLLFSAGVMTYGGWNLFIDRYDSGQLLSSLPIRRAWFYFSIPLSGFLISLFALDNLRQLIVGKTNTNNSEEKANA; this is encoded by the coding sequence TTGAACCTACTCAAGAACATCCTCAGTCGGACACTGAACTTTCTCTGCGCCAGCACTCTGGTTGCACTGATCGTGATCGTCCTGTTAGGAATCATCTCCAAGAAAATGGACCTCGGCCTCTCGTGGACCGATGAATCATCCGAGTTTCTGCTCAGCTGGGTGGTGATGGTCGGCGCCGCCCTCGCCTATCTCGACAACGCCCACCTTGGCGTCGATATCCTGACCAGCAAGTTCACACCGCTTGCCCAGCGGATCTCGGCTGGCTTCGTGGCTGTTGTCGTCCTGCTCTTCTCCGCCGGTGTGATGACATACGGTGGCTGGAACCTCTTTATCGACCGCTACGATTCGGGCCAACTCCTCTCCTCCCTACCTATCCGCCGGGCATGGTTCTATTTTTCCATCCCCCTCAGCGGCTTCCTGATCTCACTGTTCGCCCTGGACAACCTTCGCCAGCTCATCGTGGGAAAAACCAATACTAACAATAGCGAGGAGAAAGCAAACGCATGA
- a CDS encoding TRAP transporter large permease has protein sequence MTIGIVILLVVFVALLLMDTPIAFVVGCATVLAAFSLGYPNVTSSIVSDMANSVSSFALLAIPFFILAGELMGAGGLAKRLIDFAAAIVGRLPGGLALVNTVTCMLFGAISGSAAAAISSIGKTLIPEMESKGYPRDFSVAITSCGSVTGLLIPPSNVMIVFAVVANASVGDLFIGGILPGLLLGVCIMAMCFTVSRKKQYGQIGLQEIPQFAPSLGRAAPSLLLVIIVLGGILGGVFTATEASAVAVVWAFLLSVCIYREVKLSDMSEILGRSARTTAMVLLLVATSSAMSKFLTMEQIPQMVSDSLLSLSTNPLAIILTINIILLIVGTFMDMTPAILIFTPILLPVATDIGIEPVHFGIIMITNLSIGLCTPPVGTCLFVGCGVGRTNIARVSRQMIPFYVAMIVALAAITYYAPLSLWLPELIKSFK, from the coding sequence ATGACTATCGGCATCGTCATACTTCTCGTCGTATTCGTGGCCCTGCTGCTCATGGATACCCCCATCGCCTTCGTGGTCGGCTGCGCCACGGTGCTGGCGGCATTCTCACTCGGCTACCCGAATGTCACCTCCTCCATCGTCAGCGACATGGCCAACTCGGTGAGCTCCTTTGCCCTGCTCGCCATCCCCTTCTTCATCCTCGCCGGTGAACTCATGGGCGCGGGCGGCCTGGCGAAGCGGCTGATCGATTTTGCCGCCGCCATCGTGGGCCGGCTCCCCGGTGGCCTCGCCCTGGTCAACACGGTGACCTGCATGCTCTTCGGAGCGATCTCCGGCTCGGCTGCGGCCGCCATTTCCTCAATTGGAAAAACGCTTATTCCCGAGATGGAATCCAAGGGATACCCGCGGGATTTCAGTGTGGCCATCACCAGTTGTGGCTCGGTCACCGGCCTCCTAATCCCGCCAAGCAACGTGATGATCGTCTTTGCGGTTGTCGCCAACGCCTCTGTCGGAGACCTCTTCATCGGTGGCATTCTGCCCGGTTTACTCCTGGGAGTCTGCATCATGGCCATGTGCTTTACGGTCAGCCGCAAAAAACAATACGGCCAAATCGGCCTGCAGGAAATCCCCCAATTTGCACCGAGTCTCGGTCGCGCCGCCCCAAGCCTGCTACTCGTCATCATCGTGTTAGGCGGCATCCTCGGCGGGGTCTTCACCGCCACCGAAGCCTCCGCGGTTGCCGTTGTCTGGGCCTTCCTGCTCAGTGTCTGCATTTACCGCGAGGTGAAACTCTCCGACATGTCCGAAATCCTGGGACGCTCGGCCAGGACCACCGCCATGGTGCTGTTGCTCGTTGCCACCAGCTCCGCCATGAGCAAGTTTCTAACGATGGAGCAAATTCCCCAGATGGTAAGTGACTCCTTGCTCAGTCTGTCCACCAATCCGCTGGCGATCATCCTCACGATCAACATCATTTTATTGATCGTGGGAACGTTCATGGACATGACCCCCGCGATCCTGATCTTCACCCCGATCCTGCTTCCTGTAGCGACGGATATCGGGATCGAGCCTGTGCACTTCGGCATCATCATGATCACCAACCTCAGTATCGGCCTGTGCACACCACCCGTCGGCACCTGTCTGTTTGTTGGCTGCGGAGTCGGCAGAACGAATATCGCGCGGGTTTCCCGACAGATGATTCCTTTCTATGTAGCGATGATTGTGGCGCTTGCAGCGATCACTTACTACGCCCCGCTCTCCCTCTGGCTGCCTGAACTCATCAAGAGCTTCAAGTAA
- a CDS encoding SDR family oxidoreductase — protein MSTTNLFSLVGKTALVTGCKRGIGFAMAEGLAQAGADIIGVSATMEASGSKIAEAVEATGRSFTGYACDFSDRKSLYQFINTLKENHGTPDILVNNAGTILRAPAAEHGDDLWDRVIEVNLNAQFILAREIGAGMIERGSGKIIFTASLLTFQGGITVPGYAASKGAIGQLTKALSNEWAGKGVNVNAIAPGYIATDNTQALQDDPVRAEQILARIPAGRWGEPADFKGPTVFLASESSNYVNGEVLVVDGGWMGR, from the coding sequence ATGTCTACAACCAACTTATTTTCACTCGTAGGAAAAACCGCCCTCGTCACCGGCTGCAAACGCGGCATCGGATTCGCCATGGCCGAAGGACTCGCCCAGGCAGGTGCCGACATCATCGGCGTCTCCGCCACCATGGAAGCATCCGGCAGCAAAATCGCCGAAGCCGTGGAAGCCACCGGCCGGTCGTTTACCGGCTACGCCTGCGATTTCTCAGACCGCAAGTCACTCTATCAGTTCATCAACACCCTCAAGGAAAACCACGGCACGCCCGATATCCTGGTCAACAACGCCGGCACAATTCTACGCGCCCCCGCTGCCGAGCACGGTGATGATCTCTGGGACAGGGTCATCGAGGTCAACCTCAACGCCCAGTTCATCCTCGCCCGTGAAATCGGCGCAGGTATGATCGAGCGCGGCAGTGGAAAAATCATCTTCACCGCCTCGCTGCTCACCTTCCAGGGCGGCATCACCGTTCCTGGCTACGCCGCATCCAAGGGTGCCATCGGACAGCTCACCAAGGCGCTCTCTAACGAATGGGCGGGAAAAGGGGTCAACGTCAATGCCATCGCACCGGGATATATCGCCACCGACAACACCCAGGCACTGCAAGACGATCCCGTCCGCGCCGAGCAAATCCTCGCCCGCATCCCGGCAGGCCGCTGGGGCGAACCCGCCGACTTCAAGGGCCCGACGGTTTTCCTCGCTTCCGAGTCATCAAATTACGTCAACGGCGAAGTGCTCGTCGTCGATGGCGGCTGGATGGGCAGATAA